In Juglans regia cultivar Chandler chromosome 13, Walnut 2.0, whole genome shotgun sequence, the following proteins share a genomic window:
- the LOC109010812 gene encoding wall-associated receptor kinase 2-like: protein MAFRRMLLYVACVVMLSKMAAAAVAASLAKPNCQPRCGDVDIPFPFGTTENCYLNNDYFISCSNSKPLWGNIEVTNISIDIGELEISILIAYQCYQDSSGVPVRVSTPFLTSPTSTISNTKNKFVAVGCDTYAYLNAYRNNEAFSIGCMSICRSLKNVVDESCSGIGCCQVEIPKGLKNFTLEADSYHDHKNVSKFNPCSSAFVAKQDKFKFSSDYLQRLRHVNETGPVVLDWAIGNEKCITARSKPDYVCGRNSACYDPQNIDGYLCKCNKGYEGNPYTSIKIVKVHIDECQVQKPACNATAKCTNTEGNFTCTCPDGYDGDGNINGTGCSRPKARGSRAKKIIIALIAISIGLSTLFVVGSSVHCGLKRKRLLKLKEKFFQQNGGLLLQQKLSNDRTSMETAKIFSAEELEKATNNYDESRVLGQGSYGTVYRGVLPDNKLVTIKKSKLCDQSQIEQFINEAIVLIQINHRNMVKLLGCYLEIEVPLLVYEFITNIGTLSTHIHDKVLSSSLSWRKRSEIAADIAGALAYLHFSTSMPIIHRGVKPANILLDDNYSAKVSGFGTSRLVPLDQTQFTTLVKGTLGYLDPESFHSSQLTEKSDVYSFGVVVAELLTGKKTLSFDRPESERSLAVIFSSAVKEDRLHQILEDHIVSDSNINEINEVAKLVKQCLNLKGEDRPNMKEVAMELEGLRKHQRRKFDLYKRC from the exons ATGGCTTTCCGTAGGATGCTCTTGTACGTGGCATGTGTTGTGATGTTATCGAAAATGGCAGCAGCAGCAGTAGCAGCTTCATTAGCCAAGCCAAACTGCCAGCCCCGTTGTGGAGATGTTGACATCCCTTTTCCATTTGGCACAACGGAAAATTGCTACCttaataatgattattttatcagTTGTAGCAATTCCAAACCACTGTGGGGAAATATTGAAGTCACCAACATTTCCATCGACATAGGCGAGCTAGAAATCTCTATTTTGATAGCCTATCAATGTTACCAAGACTCGAGTGGTGTGCCTGTGCGTGTAAGCACGCCCTTTCTCACTTCCCCCACTTCCACAATTTCCAACACCAAAAACAAGTTCGTCGCTGTCGGCTGTGACACTTACGCCTACCTCAATGCTTACCGGAACAATGAAGCCTTCTCCATTGGCTGCATGTCTATATGTCGAAGTCTTAAAAATGTCGTCGACGAATCTTGCTCTGGAATTGGGTGTTGCCAGGTTGAGATTCCGAAAGGATTGAAGAACTTTACTTTGGAAGCTGATAGCTATCACGATCACAAAAATGTCTCTAAATTCAATCCATGCAGCTCTGCTTTTGTGGCTAAACAAGACAAGTTCAAATTCTCCTCTGACTATCTTCAACGCCTGCGACACGTTAATGAGACTGGTCCAGTGGTTCTTGATTGGGCAATCGGTAATGAAAAATGTATAACTGCTCGGAGCAAGCCGGATTACGTTTGTGGACGGAACAGCGCATGCTATGATCCCCAAAACATTGATGGGTACCTTTGCAAGTGCAATAAAGGTTATGAAGGAAACCCATATACCTCCATCAAGATTGTCAAGGTAC ATATTGATGAGTGCCAAGTTCAGAAACCAGCTTGCAATGCTACTGCGAAATGCACCAACACTGAAGGAAATTTCACATGTACTTGTCCCGACGGATACGATGGCGATGGAAATATTAACGGAACAGGTTGCAGTCGGCCTAAAGCCCGCGGCAGCCGTGccaagaaaattattattgcaCTAATTG CTATCAGCATCGGCCTCTCAACATTGTTTGTGGTAGGTTCTTCAGTACATTGTGGACTGAAGAGAAAAAGACTTCTCAAGCTGAAAGAGAAATTCTTCCAACAAAATGGTGGCTTGTTGTTGCAACAAAAACTCTCGAATGATAGAACTTCCATGGAGACGGCCAAAATCTTTAGTGCGGAAGAACTTGAAAAAGCTACAAACAATTACGATGAGAGTAGGGTACTTGGTCAAGGAAGCTATGGAACTGTTTATAGAGGAGTCTTACCAGATAATAAACTGGTCAccattaaaaaatcaaaactttgtGATCAGAGCCAAATTGAGCAATTCATAAATGAGGCGATTGTGCTTATCCAAATTAACCATAGAAATATGGTTAAGCTATTAGGTTGTTATCTAGAAATAGAAGTGCCATTACTAGTTTATGAATTCATCACAAATATTGGAACTCTTTCAACCCACATTCATGATAAAGTCCTATCATCCTCACTATCATGGAGAAAGCGTTCCGAGATAGCAGCAGATATTGCAGGAGCACTTGCATACTTGCATTTTTCGACTTCCATGCCAATTATACACAGGGGTGTTAAACCTGCAAATATACTTTTGGATGATAACTATTCTGCAAAGGTGTCTGGCTTTGGAACTTCAAGATTGGTCCCACTTGATCAAACACAATTCACTACTTTGGTGAAGGGAACTTTGGGGTACTTAGACCCAGAATCCTTCCATAGTAGTCAACTTACAGAAAAAAGTGATGTCTACAGCTTTGGGGTTGTTGTGGCAGAGTTATTGACAGGtaagaaaacactttcttttgATAGGCCTGAAAGTGAAAGAAGTTTGGCAGTAATCTTTAGTTCTGCAGTAAAAGAGGATCGCTTACATCAAATTCTTGAAGACCATATTGTAAGCGATAGTAATATTAATGAGATAAACGAAGTTGCTAAGTTGGTAAAGCAGTGCTTAAATTTAAAAGGAGAGGATAGGCCAAATATGAAGGAGGTGGCAATGGAGCTAGAGGGGTTGAGAAAGCATCAACGGCGAAAGTTTGATCTATACAAAAGATGCTGA